From Xiphophorus couchianus chromosome 7, X_couchianus-1.0, whole genome shotgun sequence:
CCCTCAGAGGTCCCATCTGCATCAAAGTCTGTTTGGGAAAAATTTACACCACAGAAAAGGTTGGACAGACAAATGTATCACTATGGCAATTTCTCACAAAACTTCTTATGGGGCGTCTCATCTTCAGCTTACCAGATTGAAGGTGGATATAACCAGGATGGGAAAGGACAAAGTGTATGGAATGTAGTCAGTATTAACCCAGGTAGTGGTATTCCTGAAGATGTGAATGGAAATGTTGCCTGTGACAGTTACAATAGACCCGATGAAGACCTTTACATGCTGCAAGCACTGAAGGTGAAGACCTACAGATTTTCTCTGTCGTGGTCCAGAATCTTTCCCAATGGTAGACGTGAATCCCTGAACCAGAAGGGTGTTGATTATTACAACAGACTTATTAATGGCCTCTTGGCCAGAAAAATCACTCCAATGGTCACAATCTATCACTGGGACCTTCCACAAGATCTACAAGACATTGGTGGCTGGCAAAATGTGGAGAtgattagcatttttaatgattattgtGACTTCTGCTTTGCCACTTTTGGTGACAGAGTAAAATTCTGGATGACCATGAATGACCCTCAAGGACTTGCATGGCTAGGATATGGAACTGGACAAATCCCTCCAAAAATCACAGAGCCAGGAACAGCACCATATCAAGTTGCACATAACTTGATAAAAGCTCACGCTACAGCATACCACACATATGATAACAAATACCGTGCTTCTCAGGGAGGTATGGTTTCCATTGCCCTTAATGCTGAATGGGTTGAACCTAAAGATATCAATGTCCCTCGTGATCTTGTTGCTGCTGACCGTGCAATGCAGTTCAACCTGGGTTGGTTTGCCCACCCAATTTTCAAGAATGGAGACTATCCAGAGGCCATGAAAGCCCAAGTTTTAGTTAAAAGTGAACTCCAAGGTCTTTCACAATCAAGACTCCCTTCTTtcacagaggaggaaaagaacTTGATCAAAGGAACTGCTGACATGTTCTGTGTGAATCACTACACCACCAGGCTAGTAACCCATGTTACAGCTGCATTTTCTCCAGCATCTTATCTAAGTGACTGGGACTATGTAGAAGAAGAGATACTTGATCAACCAACGACACCAATTGGATTCACAAGAGCTGTATCATTTGGCATGAGAAGGCTTCTCAACTGGATCAAGGAAGAATATGGAAATCCAGATATTTACATTACTGAAAATTCAGTTGCCACTCCCAGGGAATGGGCATTTGATGAAATCGACAGAGTCTTTCTTCACAAAACTTATATTGATGAGGCTCTTAAAGGTACAgtaataaatatcaaaaatgtttgttgtataTTACAATGTCTTGATCATTCACAATtaatttctgtctgtttgtaaTGTCTCTCTTAACAGCCTATGAACTAGATGGAGTCAAGGTGAAAGGCTATGCAACATATCTCATGGATTCCTTTCAGTTCCTTTATGGCTACCTCTTTGGGTTTGGTCTGCACCACGTAGACTTCAATAACCCAAACCAACCAAGAACACCTAAGTTTTCAGCTCATTTCTACTACAATATTATGAAGGACAATGGTTTCCCGTTGCCAGAAGATGAAAAGATGACATATGGAGAATTCAAAAAGGATTTCATTTGGAGCAGTGCAACAGCATCATACCAGGTAAAAAAGCTTACATGACAAATATAATCcaaatgttttgatcatttattttcaggTCAATCTAACTTAAGGTCAAGTCAAATCCACAAACTGACTTTGCACTCAGCTGGTTTCAGCAAGATGTTTGGTCATGGCTAAcacctttgttttttaatgaaaactgctACAGGAGAGTTTAttgctaaataaatttttaaaaatcagttctAATTTTTCTCTGAGCTATAATTGTTGacattctgttttatgttttaactttgagctatcatttaatataaatattaggAGTAAAGGAAAAGTCAAAACATCTTTTTGTTCTATAGGCTGCACTACTACTCCAaaccaaatgtaaaaatgtcagtgtttaaagtttaaagtaatTAAGAGCATCATTAACAGCTCAAAGTGAGATCCGCCTTAGTTACTGAACAGTTTCTCTTCCTAAACGTTGGAAAATGCAGTCAAATCTCAGACTTACAAAATAGAGCAACTTCCTGTTAAATCATTCAGGTCTCCTGATACGTGCTGATGTCTTATTCTCTGGTTTCAATTAGCAACATGAACAAAATCTATTCTTGAAAACCCAAAATAGTTTCTTCCCTCAGTTTTTAGTTCAActgaaaaaatgtcagatttaaacGGCTATGGTCAACAatagttttaaatttatatttttcatttgtgttttttgtttacaaaaatagctaaaataatggttaatatatatatatatatttttaactttaaataaaatagattaactTAAGTTTTTCAGTTTAAGTCCTTATTTTTTAGCTccttctgtggaaaaaaaaagacattttatccAAAAGTCCAGTAACAAGGCATATTCTCTGTTCTGATTTTCCTCTTTCCAGATTGAAGGGGCCTGGAGAGAAGATGGAAAAGGTCTCAGCATCTGGGACAAGTTTACACACACTCCTGGAAAAATATCTGAGCATGACACTGGGGATGTTGCTTGCAACAGTTACAATAAGATGGAAGATGACATTGCTGCACTGAAGAAAGTCAAGGTGTCTCACTATCGCTTCTCCATATCCTGGCCACGAATCCTACCTGACGGTACTACCAAATACATCAATCAGGCTGGTCTAAATTACTACAAAAAACTTCTGGATTCTCTCATTGCAGCAAACATTGAGCCTCAAGTaagtatttctcaaaaataatcATTCAGAAAAGTGTTTTACCTCTTTTAccaactgtttttcttttggatcaGGTCACTTTTTACCACTGGGATCTCCCACAAGCTCTGCAGGATGTTGGAGGTTGGGAAAATGAGACCATCATTGAAAGATTCAAGGAATATGCAGATGTCCTTTTTGAGAATCTTGGTCCAAAAGTGAAACTTTGGATCACTTTCAATGAGCCATTCGTAATAACTGTATTAGGCCATGTCCAAGGTGCACATGCCCCAGGTATGTAAAGTATTCTTAACTGGAATTACACTTTATGCTAAGCATGATAGATGTCAGACTTGTGGACTTTAATCAATGCAGAACTCCTAATGAAGAAAATAGGCtgcatttacaaacatttaattactgtatttttcggactataagccgctactttctTCCCACattttgaaccatgcggcttatagtCTGGTGCGGGttatatatgtacgtttccagtttttttttttttttactttgtgggtgcggcttatagtgaggtgcgctctatagtccggaaaatatgGTATACCTACATGAAAACTCTGCATCaccatatttaatatattttccaggTTTCAACGACCGACCAGATACTCTTCCATACATTGTAGGCCGCAACATAATCAAATTCCATGCAGAGGCCTGGCATGTCTACAATGACAAATACAGAGCCTCACAGGGAGGATTGGTCTCCATCACTGTAAACTCAGACTGGGCAGAACCCAGAAACCCGTACAAGCAAGAGGATTATGAAGCTGCGCGAAATGTGGTTGAGGTATATATTATGATTGTATAACACAAAACAATTACAACATTTGGTGTGGTGGTGTAGTTGATAATTGCTGTGTGTCAAAACCTATCCACAGTTTTATCTTGGCTGGTGGGCCCATCCCATTTTTAATGGTGACTACAGCCCACTGGTGAAGAAATCTGTTCTAGACCAAAGTCTTGCAGGTGGTTTGACAAAATCCAGGTAAAATGTTTggctacattttaaaatactttgccTATAGTTTGTGCCAAATGAATGCCTATGCAGATTCTTAATTTGATTTTCAACTTATTACACCCACTGATGTCTTCTCTCATACAATTTCTTCTTGAATTTTTATTCTCTAGGCTGCCCGAGTTTACTCCTGAGGAAATTAAGCGAATTAATGGCACATATGATTATTTTGGATTAAACCATTACTGCAGTGTCTTGGCATTCCCTGTAGACTTTGGAACGACTCAACACTTTGAAGCAGACAGGTAAGGCCGTTAGCTTTCTCACAAAGCAATTTAAAATCAACTTCATGTGGAAATCATGAATTTGCATATTCTTATCACATTTTTCCTAAATATTCTTGTAAAAGAAGTCCATGTTTTCAATTTAAACTctaaattacataattattcACTTGTCACAGGGGTGTGGTGGTTATTAGTGATCGGACCTGGTTGGAAACCGGTTCTGTCTGGTTGAGGATGACACCATTTGGTCTCCGAAGATTGCTGAAATTCATCAAGGACGAGTACAGAAATCCTCCCATTATCATCACTGAGAATGGTGTCTCTGAAAATGGGCCAGTTGATCTGAATGACGTTCACAGGAAATACTATTATGAAAAGTACATCAACCAAGTGCTGAAAGGTATTAAAACAACTTCATAGAATATAGAGCATCTAAAATGTGAGTAAATCATGTTTACATGAAAATCTGCTATAGCCTTCTTCAGTTGTTCAAAACTGGAGACTTGTATAAATTAATACCTTTTACCAGCTTGTGtgcttaattacattttcttttttctgcagcttatttgcttgatgacgtcaatattaTTGGCTACACTGCTTGGTCTCTGCTGGACAACCTGGAATGGGGTGTTGGCTATACAGAGAGATTTGGACTTTTTTATGTCAACCGCTCAGACCCTGATCTGCCTCGAACCCCCAAAGCCTCCGTGTCCTTTTACTCCTCCATCATCAGCTGCAACGGGTTTCCCGACCCAGCATCTGGACCTCAGGAGTGTTGGAACTCTACCTCCACCCCAACTCCCACCCTCACTCCTAAGCCTGAAGGTAAAAAGATTAACTTCTTAGAAAGTAAACTTAGTTTCTCTGATTCCAGGTCAGATTAAAgattctcaaaaataaaattacaaattgaGACATATCCGATCTTGATACATTTAACTTAATTGGTCAAAATAAACCCAACAACGAGAAACTGTTCCAGCACAAACTAGTTTAGTTAGAAAGCTAGCTTATGCAAAAACCTATGTTAAATGTTTCAGGAAGAATTGCTAAAAGtataaagtaaattttacattaaacaccCTGTTACAGATTActaataaatgtctttatttttttcacagcaacAAAAGAGCCAATGAACAATGTGAACTTCTTGGGTATGAAGCTCTCTGCCAAAGATGCCGAGACTGGACTTAATGCAACATTTGCTCTTCTAATTATAGCACTCACTGGAGCAATTTCTTTGTTCATTGGCTTCTTTTTAGTAAAGAAGAGTtccaaaaaatccaaaaaaactGAGAATGTAGAGCTGGACAAGAGATCCTGATTTCAGTTTGACTTACTTTTTTAATGCAGACATGAACATGTGAAGTCCATGTTTAAATTTGAGGATGATAAACATTCTGCAATAAACAATCTTCAACAAAGAAGTCAGAGTTTCCCAACATTGTATGTTGTAGTtgtactgtatttaaaaaagaaaaatagatgtaATTCATTTATATAACCAGTGATGTGGAGAGGAGATTATTGCTTAATGGGAACTTTTTGGATATGACATTCAACAACTGAGATGAATGGACGTAATTTTTGATTTGCACTGCTGTTTATGCTTTTTAAGCCATTTCTGTTCCACTTTGCAATGAAAGTTTGTTTGTGGGAAAATATTAAGCTTACTGAAGTCCACCAGTGGGAAAACccattttgtaaaactttagATTTGTTCTACctgttgtaaaatgtttcttgtttctacCAGTAACTTATAGTTTCCTCAAGtaccttttttttccaatgtttGAGATAAACTGAAAGAAATCCCAGTATAATAGCCTACTATTGTCTGCTTTCCCTTGCCTGTCCTGTGAAACTTCTGTTTAATAAACATATTATCACACTGTACATGTTTTGATTTTGGGCTTTTCTGTTCCCCTCCAACACTATCGGTATAGTTATCTTGAAAAAGTAACTGGACTTCTGATAACTGATTActctttgaaaaa
This genomic window contains:
- the LOC114147571 gene encoding lactase-phlorizin hydrolase, with protein sequence MSLQPKALKTDVLTKAFPVGFQWATSTESFKVEGAWAADGKGETIWDRFGHENQAFNNHTADTAADSYRKVDIDVYLLRGLGVNTYQFSISWARIFPSGHKDSLSEEGALYYDNLIDALIESGIQPVATLYHWDLPEALQDDGGWTNASIVAAYMDYAAFCFHRYGNRVKSWNTFSSPWVVSHAGYGTGVHAPGIKDYVTASYQVTHNIVKSHAEAWHVYNDNYRNTQGGKVGIALISDWAEPADAEKPEDKEAAERYLEFMLGWFAHPIFIVGDYPEVLKTQIANKAKECPSSTPAVLPTFTDEEKSRIKGTSDFFGLNHYTSRLVSSSVGGGTPGPEGVGDFLAKVDPSWPATASDWIYSMPTGLRSLLNYIKTKYLAVNNVPIYITGNGMPTDDSGDTLNDVSRIEYMRGYISEALKAIELDKVDVQRFTVQSLMDGFEGNKGYSERFGLHHVNFEDGYRPRTPKQSAYFFAQIIEQNGFVSSKQDHFEGVKISPPQRSTPLPPSEVPSASKSVWEKFTPQKRLDRQMYHYGNFSQNFLWGVSSSAYQIEGGYNQDGKGQSVWNVVSINPGSGIPEDVNGNVACDSYNRPDEDLYMLQALKVKTYRFSLSWSRIFPNGRRESLNQKGVDYYNRLINGLLARKITPMVTIYHWDLPQDLQDIGGWQNVEMISIFNDYCDFCFATFGDRVKFWMTMNDPQGLAWLGYGTGQIPPKITEPGTAPYQVAHNLIKAHATAYHTYDNKYRASQGGMVSIALNAEWVEPKDINVPRDLVAADRAMQFNLGWFAHPIFKNGDYPEAMKAQVLVKSELQGLSQSRLPSFTEEEKNLIKGTADMFCVNHYTTRLVTHVTAAFSPASYLSDWDYVEEEILDQPTTPIGFTRAVSFGMRRLLNWIKEEYGNPDIYITENSVATPREWAFDEIDRVFLHKTYIDEALKAYELDGVKVKGYATYLMDSFQFLYGYLFGFGLHHVDFNNPNQPRTPKFSAHFYYNIMKDNGFPLPEDEKMTYGEFKKDFIWSSATASYQIEGAWREDGKGLSIWDKFTHTPGKISEHDTGDVACNSYNKMEDDIAALKKVKVSHYRFSISWPRILPDGTTKYINQAGLNYYKKLLDSLIAANIEPQVTFYHWDLPQALQDVGGWENETIIERFKEYADVLFENLGPKVKLWITFNEPFVITVLGHVQGAHAPGFNDRPDTLPYIVGRNIIKFHAEAWHVYNDKYRASQGGLVSITVNSDWAEPRNPYKQEDYEAARNVVEFYLGWWAHPIFNGDYSPLVKKSVLDQSLAGGLTKSRLPEFTPEEIKRINGTYDYFGLNHYCSVLAFPVDFGTTQHFEADRGVVVISDRTWLETGSVWLRMTPFGLRRLLKFIKDEYRNPPIIITENGVSENGPVDLNDVHRKYYYEKYINQVLKAYLLDDVNIIGYTAWSLLDNLEWGVGYTERFGLFYVNRSDPDLPRTPKASVSFYSSIISCNGFPDPASGPQECWNSTSTPTPTLTPKPEATKEPMNNVNFLGMKLSAKDAETGLNATFALLIIALTGAISLFIGFFLVKKSSKKSKKTENVELDKRS